One region of Verrucomicrobiia bacterium genomic DNA includes:
- the pstA gene encoding phosphate ABC transporter permease PstA — translation MKNKKHNPFKHRPSYAHGLQSFCFNFFRAMTYFILICAVVIFANIFFKGAKTLFLSHFPYVNVDFLTQFPETLHVFQDPMTHETRELGEVAFRHYEAQLAQQGIALSSEVHAYAGGGIFPCIVGTVLLVSGSMLIALVLGIFSAIYLSEFGKQGRLIHWIRVAIGNLAGVPSIIYGLFGFSLFVIFLKWNFSLLSGCFTLAIMVLPIIITASEESLRAVPRGFREGSLALGATRWQTIRKSVLPYALSGILTSSILGIARVAGETAPIMFTAAYLVRSELPWQGLNKMSDFFFQGVQALPYHIYVLSTKVPQNEYTERVQYGTVFVFLLAIMFIALTSVVLRIKMRNRFRW, via the coding sequence ATGAAAAATAAAAAACATAACCCTTTTAAGCATCGGCCTTCCTATGCCCATGGGTTGCAAAGTTTTTGTTTTAATTTTTTTCGGGCCATGACTTATTTCATCTTAATTTGTGCGGTGGTCATTTTTGCTAACATTTTTTTTAAAGGAGCTAAAACATTATTTCTCTCGCACTTTCCTTATGTGAATGTTGATTTTTTAACGCAATTTCCTGAAACCTTGCATGTGTTTCAAGATCCCATGACCCATGAAACTCGCGAGTTAGGCGAGGTAGCTTTTCGGCATTATGAAGCGCAATTAGCACAACAAGGAATCGCTTTATCTTCGGAAGTGCACGCCTACGCCGGAGGTGGAATTTTTCCTTGTATTGTGGGAACAGTTTTGCTGGTTTCGGGTTCGATGTTGATTGCTTTAGTTTTAGGAATTTTTAGCGCAATTTATTTAAGTGAATTTGGTAAACAGGGTCGCTTGATTCATTGGATACGTGTAGCGATTGGTAATCTGGCAGGAGTGCCTTCCATTATTTACGGTTTGTTTGGGTTTAGTTTATTTGTCATTTTTTTGAAATGGAATTTTTCGCTGCTTTCTGGTTGTTTTACGTTAGCTATTATGGTGTTGCCGATTATTATTACGGCGAGTGAAGAATCTTTGCGTGCGGTTCCGAGAGGTTTTCGAGAAGGCTCATTAGCTTTGGGAGCAACACGTTGGCAAACGATTCGGAAAAGTGTTTTACCTTATGCATTGTCCGGCATTTTGACTTCTTCCATTCTGGGAATTGCGCGCGTGGCGGGAGAAACCGCGCCGATCATGTTCACTGCAGCTTACTTGGTACGCAGTGAGTTGCCTTGGCAAGGGTTAAATAAAATGAGCGATTTCTTTTTTCAAGGGGTGCAAGCCTTGCCTTATCATATTTATGTTTTAAGCACGAAAGTGCCACAAAACGAATACACCGAACGCGTGCAGTATGGCACGGTGTTTGTCTTTTTGTTGGCCATTATGTTCATTGCGTTGACTTCGGTGGTGCTACGAATCAAAATGCGAAATCGTTTTCGATGGTAA
- the pstC gene encoding phosphate ABC transporter permease subunit PstC, which yields MLTASRRFRVWGWSGDDLIRLFFQGNALVAILVLGLITIFLFREGMGFFPQYQKELQLYRKSGLEFVEVMRQQVEAHKALSRLLFQVEKAERQNATPTVTSQQKIAFKNYLAQFRKIIVPLIDLEMEWEKVAVDLRDRYRVAQDKKERKEALLQSGKFQEEEQIRIETFDFQKNANFLKDTLPRYHQINRVISDEINRLINQAPHWTSSKANEQWDEFRESVTRYLSQMPHREKQLEEWNAFEPVPWIRALAGFLLGKEWITQSFWNDFYGILPLLTGSFLIASVALALAVPLGIGAAIYVSQIASKTEQKWIKPCIEFIATIPSVVLGFFGIVVLGEGIRWLTQQEFLSWVPFFPVHNRLNIFTAGCLLGFMAVPTIFTLAEDALNNVPRIFKEASFALGANSLQTILKIMVPAALSGIMAAVLLGFGRVIGETMVVLLVAGNRIAIPDFTQGLGVFFQPAHTMTGIIAQEMGEVVRGSLHYRALFMVGILLFLISLTVNYFAQSLVKRFKISIG from the coding sequence ATGTTGACGGCTTCGCGTCGATTTCGGGTTTGGGGATGGAGCGGTGACGATTTGATTCGTCTTTTTTTTCAGGGTAATGCCTTGGTTGCTATTTTGGTTTTAGGCTTAATTACTATTTTTTTATTTCGTGAAGGCATGGGATTTTTTCCTCAGTATCAAAAAGAGTTGCAGCTTTATCGAAAATCGGGCTTGGAGTTTGTCGAAGTTATGCGGCAACAAGTCGAAGCTCACAAAGCCTTATCGAGATTGTTGTTCCAAGTGGAAAAGGCTGAACGACAAAACGCGACTCCTACAGTGACTTCACAACAAAAAATTGCCTTCAAAAATTATTTGGCTCAGTTTCGGAAAATTATTGTTCCTTTAATTGATTTGGAAATGGAATGGGAAAAGGTCGCAGTCGATCTCAGAGATCGTTATCGAGTGGCGCAAGATAAAAAAGAGCGCAAAGAGGCTTTGTTGCAATCTGGGAAATTTCAGGAAGAGGAACAAATAAGGATTGAGACTTTTGATTTTCAAAAAAATGCTAATTTTTTAAAGGACACGCTGCCGCGTTATCATCAAATTAATCGAGTTATTTCTGATGAAATCAATCGACTCATCAATCAAGCGCCTCATTGGACATCGTCCAAAGCTAATGAGCAATGGGATGAATTTCGCGAATCGGTAACACGATACTTGAGTCAGATGCCTCATCGCGAAAAACAATTAGAGGAATGGAACGCTTTTGAGCCGGTTCCGTGGATTCGTGCGCTGGCGGGGTTCCTTTTGGGTAAGGAATGGATCACGCAAAGTTTTTGGAACGATTTTTATGGTATTTTGCCGTTGCTAACGGGATCTTTTTTGATCGCTTCGGTTGCTTTGGCTTTAGCCGTGCCTTTGGGAATCGGAGCTGCGATTTATGTTAGTCAAATCGCTTCTAAAACCGAACAAAAATGGATCAAACCTTGCATTGAATTTATCGCGACGATTCCTTCGGTTGTTCTTGGGTTTTTTGGAATTGTTGTTTTAGGGGAGGGTATTCGGTGGTTGACGCAACAAGAGTTTTTATCGTGGGTGCCGTTTTTCCCTGTTCACAATCGTTTGAATATTTTTACAGCGGGTTGTTTGTTGGGGTTTATGGCAGTGCCCACTATTTTTACCTTGGCAGAGGATGCTTTGAATAATGTGCCGCGCATTTTTAAGGAAGCTTCTTTTGCGTTGGGTGCTAACTCGCTCCAGACAATTCTAAAAATTATGGTGCCTGCTGCTTTATCGGGCATCATGGCGGCTGTTTTGTTAGGTTTTGGTCGAGTCATAGGAGAAACCATGGTTGTTTTGTTAGTGGCGGGTAATCGCATCGCGATTCCGGATTTTACTCAGGGTTTAGGTGTTTTTTTCCAACCAGCCCATACGATGACGGGTATCATTGCGCAAGAAATGGGTGAAGTAGTGCGGGGGAGTTTACATTATCGAGCCTTATTCATGGTGGGCATTTTACTATTTTTGATTTCTCTAACGGTCAATTATTTTGCGCAATCGTTGGTAAAACGGTTCAAGATTTCAATTGGATAA
- a CDS encoding phosphate ABC transporter substrate-binding protein → MMKKVGLLIISLCFSHLGLAQKLVLKGSDTLGAKLVPMWAEAYQRVNHSIKFEIAAEGSTTGIAAIMNKTADIGMSSRPVQSTEISEALTKNVNFESTTVAYDAIAVVVNEANPVSNLNQAEVESIFTGDVVDWGEVNDEDGVISVYTRNTASGTFQDWKKMAMHKRDYALSSQKMAGNEQIVAEVAKNKMGIGYVGLAYVEALGLKILSIDGVLPNAESARAKTYPYARPLFFYTDGKPKGEIKKFIDFVLSAEGQKIVNEVGFIPIQ, encoded by the coding sequence ATGATGAAAAAGGTGGGTTTATTAATAATAAGTTTATGTTTCAGTCATTTAGGTTTAGCACAAAAATTGGTGTTAAAAGGGTCTGATACGTTGGGAGCTAAATTGGTGCCAATGTGGGCGGAAGCTTATCAGCGAGTGAATCATTCCATTAAATTTGAAATTGCAGCAGAAGGTTCGACAACGGGAATTGCAGCGATTATGAATAAAACCGCGGACATTGGAATGTCGAGTCGTCCCGTTCAAAGCACAGAAATTTCGGAAGCGCTAACGAAAAATGTTAACTTTGAATCTACTACTGTGGCTTATGACGCTATTGCCGTAGTGGTCAATGAAGCCAATCCTGTTTCTAATTTGAATCAAGCTGAAGTGGAATCTATTTTTACTGGAGACGTGGTGGATTGGGGAGAGGTGAATGATGAAGATGGCGTTATTTCTGTTTACACGCGCAATACGGCTTCGGGCACGTTTCAAGATTGGAAAAAAATGGCGATGCATAAACGCGATTACGCTTTGAGCAGTCAGAAAATGGCAGGCAATGAACAAATTGTGGCTGAAGTCGCAAAAAATAAAATGGGTATTGGCTATGTGGGATTGGCTTATGTGGAGGCGCTAGGGCTTAAAATTTTATCGATCGACGGAGTGTTGCCTAATGCAGAATCGGCGCGTGCTAAGACTTATCCTTATGCGCGACCTTTATTTTTTTATACTGATGGAAAACCTAAAGGCGAAATTAAGAAATTTATTGATTTTGTGTTAAGCGCTGAGGGGCAAAAAATCGTCAACGAAGTCGGATTTATTCCCATTCAATAA
- a CDS encoding phosphopantothenoylcysteine decarboxylase has translation MKKTILLGVTGSIAAYRAADIASALTKEGHEVHAVLTQEATHFVTPLVLQTLTHQPVTVRLSEESADHPTHIALADRADLVVVAPATANFIAQASLGLAPDALTSILLATRAPILMAPAMNGKMWLHSTTQMHVADLQKRDVEFIGPEKGMLACGYEGIGRLWNVDGIVDAIRKKINVLKEK, from the coding sequence ATGAAAAAAACCATTCTTTTGGGAGTCACGGGTTCGATTGCTGCGTATCGCGCAGCAGACATTGCTAGCGCTTTAACTAAGGAGGGACACGAAGTTCATGCGGTTTTAACACAAGAAGCAACGCATTTTGTGACACCGTTAGTTTTGCAAACTTTAACCCATCAACCTGTTACTGTGCGATTGTCGGAGGAATCAGCGGATCATCCCACGCATATCGCTTTGGCGGATCGAGCGGATTTGGTGGTCGTGGCGCCAGCGACTGCAAATTTCATTGCTCAAGCGTCTTTGGGTTTAGCTCCCGATGCATTAACTTCTATTTTGTTAGCAACGCGTGCGCCAATTTTGATGGCGCCCGCAATGAATGGAAAGATGTGGCTGCATTCCACGACACAGATGCATGTTGCAGATTTACAAAAACGTGATGTTGAATTTATCGGACCAGAAAAAGGAATGTTGGCGTGTGGATATGAAGGGATCGGAAGATTGTGGAATGTGGATGGAATTGTGGATGCGATTCGGAAAAAAATAAACGTGTTGAAAGAAAAATAA
- the gmk gene encoding guanylate kinase encodes MNHFKRRGILFVVSAPSGAGKSTICANLKQTPDFQYSVSCTTRPARSGEENGLDYWFLSQEEFEQRKSDGAFLETAWVHGHQYGTLKVNTEKAVREGTDLLLDIDVTGARQIRESLEPWIQEALVDIFIMPPTLEELERRLRKRGTETEEQISYRLNAAKEEIGFWQEYHYTILSETMEEDLQKFRSIIRAERYKSKRLILC; translated from the coding sequence ATGAATCATTTTAAGCGACGCGGCATTTTATTTGTGGTTTCGGCGCCTTCGGGCGCGGGAAAAAGCACGATTTGTGCTAATCTTAAGCAAACGCCAGATTTTCAATATTCGGTTTCTTGCACGACCCGGCCTGCGAGGTCGGGTGAAGAAAATGGTTTGGATTATTGGTTTTTAAGTCAGGAAGAGTTTGAACAACGTAAAAGTGATGGCGCTTTTTTGGAAACAGCGTGGGTGCATGGGCATCAATATGGAACTTTGAAGGTTAACACCGAAAAGGCAGTGCGTGAAGGAACGGATTTATTGTTGGATATTGATGTAACAGGCGCGCGCCAGATTCGTGAATCGCTTGAGCCTTGGATTCAAGAAGCGCTGGTGGACATTTTTATTATGCCACCGACTTTGGAAGAGTTAGAGCGACGTTTGCGAAAGCGCGGAACTGAAACGGAGGAACAAATTTCATATCGATTGAATGCGGCTAAAGAAGAAATTGGATTTTGGCAGGAGTATCACTACACTATTTTAAGTGAAACGATGGAGGAGGATTTGCAAAAGTTTCGATCTATTATTCGAGCGGAACGCTATAAAAGTAAGCGATTGATTTTGTGTTAG
- a CDS encoding YicC family protein, which yields MISMTGFGKAKMKYGSAWVKVEISSVNRKQLETIVGLPREWAMLERQVREWVAEFARRGRVQVTVELEAPSEWVNGKVDVAVARHYERIFRQLIKELKLKNEITLQEVLAAPGVLNNQLLGNDEKVKCQFEFVVKKALKEWSQMRKVEGDHLKKDFLHRTRRIRSLKKKIQIQAPWIAKKYGERLKERLRQANVAVAWEDEVFRKELLFFAERCDISEELTRLESHLQQFEETIKKEGEVGRKLEFLLQEIFREVNTMGAKANDVKIAHEVMELKMEIEKLREQVQNVE from the coding sequence ATGATAAGCATGACAGGATTTGGCAAGGCCAAGATGAAATATGGCTCGGCGTGGGTGAAGGTGGAAATCAGCTCTGTGAATCGAAAACAGTTGGAGACGATTGTGGGATTGCCAAGGGAATGGGCCATGTTGGAGCGGCAGGTAAGAGAGTGGGTTGCAGAATTTGCCAGGCGCGGACGGGTTCAAGTGACGGTGGAGTTGGAGGCGCCTTCTGAATGGGTAAACGGAAAAGTGGATGTAGCCGTGGCGCGTCATTATGAGCGAATTTTTCGGCAGCTGATTAAAGAGTTGAAGCTTAAGAATGAAATTACTTTACAGGAAGTTTTGGCGGCTCCGGGGGTGTTGAATAATCAGTTGCTTGGTAATGATGAAAAGGTCAAATGTCAATTCGAGTTTGTTGTTAAGAAAGCCTTGAAAGAATGGAGTCAAATGCGAAAAGTAGAGGGCGACCATTTAAAAAAAGATTTTTTGCATCGAACTCGTCGAATACGATCGCTTAAGAAAAAAATTCAAATTCAAGCGCCTTGGATTGCTAAAAAATATGGAGAACGATTAAAAGAACGGTTGCGACAGGCGAATGTTGCAGTGGCTTGGGAAGATGAAGTTTTTAGAAAAGAGCTATTATTTTTTGCTGAGCGTTGTGATATTTCAGAAGAACTTACGCGTTTGGAAAGTCATTTGCAACAATTCGAGGAGACGATTAAAAAAGAGGGTGAGGTGGGTAGAAAACTGGAATTTTTGCTGCAAGAAATTTTTCGGGAGGTAAATACGATGGGCGCAAAAGCTAATGATGTGAAAATTGCGCATGAAGTAATGGAGTTGAAAATGGAGATAGAAAAATTGCGCGAACAAGTGCAAAATGTGGAATGA
- a CDS encoding acetolactate synthase: MENKVGRLLDIVRLLDQSAIHVVAISIIDTADCAIDRFVTDDPDKTRQVLEKEKLAFIETNLVIVEMNGATEMKKVLTALLQAECNIHFTYSLMIQPHGKPCLALHVEDEECAASVLKANGFKILTQRDISR; encoded by the coding sequence ATGGAAAATAAGGTCGGTCGACTATTGGATATTGTCCGGCTTTTGGATCAATCCGCCATTCATGTCGTAGCTATTTCAATTATCGACACCGCCGATTGCGCTATCGACCGCTTTGTCACCGATGACCCCGACAAAACTCGACAAGTTCTCGAAAAAGAAAAATTGGCCTTTATCGAAACTAATCTCGTCATCGTTGAAATGAATGGCGCTACAGAAATGAAAAAAGTTTTAACCGCCCTCCTTCAAGCCGAATGCAACATCCATTTCACCTATTCTCTCATGATCCAACCTCATGGCAAACCGTGTCTCGCACTCCATGTCGAAGATGAAGAATGTGCCGCCTCAGTCCTTAAAGCTAACGGATTCAAAATCCTGACCCAACGCGACATTTCTCGTTAA
- a CDS encoding lycopene cyclase domain-containing protein produces the protein MTYRRFHLYFNLPLLIILSLLAQPHWNWHDSLVTAGLCLIVLIFTTPWDNWAVKRNLWNFPKEKILFRIFYCPIEEYLFFLTQTIQACLLTDIFRSYFFNKTISLPAPNFRLASALALVWVVFFLLSKKNSRPLSITYLWHLLFWMLPVILFQWTLGGFWIQQFPLVLTTTLSLGTLLWSFDLVAIHQGIWFFDEKQTLNLKLFRLLPLEEFLFFYLTTLMVVQGFLLFI, from the coding sequence GTGACCTATCGAAGGTTTCATCTCTATTTTAACTTACCGCTACTTATTATCCTGTCGCTGCTCGCACAACCTCATTGGAATTGGCATGACTCCCTTGTTACCGCCGGTCTTTGTTTGATTGTTCTAATCTTTACGACTCCCTGGGATAATTGGGCAGTCAAACGAAATCTTTGGAATTTTCCTAAAGAAAAAATCCTCTTCCGCATTTTTTACTGTCCCATTGAAGAATACCTTTTTTTCCTTACACAAACCATTCAAGCTTGTTTATTAACCGATATTTTTCGCTCTTACTTTTTTAACAAAACTATTTCACTGCCAGCGCCCAATTTTCGATTAGCTAGCGCCTTGGCTTTGGTTTGGGTTGTCTTTTTCTTGTTGAGCAAAAAAAATTCACGTCCTCTTTCGATCACTTATCTTTGGCATCTTCTCTTTTGGATGTTGCCAGTCATTCTTTTTCAATGGACCTTGGGCGGCTTTTGGATTCAACAATTTCCGCTCGTTCTCACAACTACTCTATCCCTAGGAACGTTACTATGGAGTTTCGACCTCGTTGCTATTCATCAAGGCATCTGGTTTTTTGATGAAAAACAAACGCTTAACCTCAAACTTTTTCGCCTACTTCCATTAGAAGAATTTCTATTCTTCTATCTCACCACTCTTATGGTCGTTCAAGGATTTTTACTTTTTATTTAA